From Calditrichota bacterium, one genomic window encodes:
- a CDS encoding carbon starvation protein A, translating to MEILFLVITVFFGYKLMYRFYGRFLGQKIFELNEKTITPAVQFEDGIDFVPTKKEIIFGHHFTSIAGTGPIVGPAIAVIWGWVPALLWVFLGSAVMGAVHDFGSLVISLRNQGKSISEVTAKYINSRTRVFFFILVFLALWIVIAIFGLVIAVIFNMYPSSVWPVWLQIPIAIGLGHLIYKRGKNITLWSIGALIALYLFVWIGYLFPFQMPELFGIPATGIWTIILLIYAYFASVLPVTTLLQPRDFINAYQLLTTMILLVLGITASLIWGNLEIVAPAVQLNPEAAPPMWPFLFITIACGAISGFHCLVCSGTTAKQLRNEKDALFVGYGSMLVEGGLATLVIIAVTAGIGMGYVNSSGETLLGVSAWNAHYASWTAAAGLGSKIAAFVDGAANMIAMTGLSKGIAVVLMGLFVASFAGTTLDTATRIQRYVVAELGTDLKVDILRNRFVATGFVVVSAAMLAFASGADGKGALALWPLFGAVNQTLGALALVVVTVYLRKKGGWIWLIGGLPALFMSIMTLWASIMNQVSFTSKSVLLQIINIVVIFIVIWVVFESVIKFFSKDSSKDETPVYSN from the coding sequence ATGGAAATATTATTCCTTGTGATCACCGTATTTTTTGGTTATAAGCTCATGTATCGTTTTTATGGGCGATTTCTGGGGCAGAAAATTTTTGAACTAAATGAAAAAACAATAACACCGGCTGTTCAATTTGAAGATGGAATAGATTTCGTTCCCACAAAAAAAGAAATTATTTTCGGACATCATTTTACATCTATCGCTGGCACCGGCCCAATCGTTGGACCGGCAATAGCAGTTATCTGGGGTTGGGTTCCGGCCTTACTCTGGGTTTTTCTTGGCTCCGCTGTAATGGGTGCAGTTCATGATTTTGGCTCACTTGTTATTTCCTTGCGTAATCAGGGCAAATCAATTTCTGAAGTGACTGCAAAATATATAAATTCCCGTACCCGTGTTTTCTTTTTTATTCTTGTGTTTCTTGCACTTTGGATCGTTATCGCAATTTTCGGATTGGTAATTGCCGTCATTTTTAATATGTATCCTTCATCAGTTTGGCCGGTTTGGCTGCAAATACCAATTGCCATTGGCCTTGGGCATTTAATATACAAACGCGGTAAAAATATAACATTGTGGTCGATTGGAGCATTGATCGCTTTATATCTTTTTGTTTGGATAGGATATCTTTTCCCGTTTCAAATGCCGGAATTGTTTGGGATTCCTGCAACAGGTATTTGGACAATTATTTTATTGATTTATGCATACTTTGCATCTGTTTTGCCAGTTACCACTTTACTTCAACCAAGAGATTTTATAAACGCTTATCAACTTTTAACTACAATGATATTGCTTGTTTTAGGAATTACAGCTTCTTTAATTTGGGGCAACCTGGAAATTGTTGCGCCTGCGGTACAATTAAATCCTGAAGCAGCACCGCCAATGTGGCCATTTTTGTTTATCACAATAGCTTGCGGAGCAATATCAGGATTTCACTGTCTTGTTTGTTCAGGCACAACGGCAAAACAGTTACGAAACGAAAAGGATGCTCTATTTGTGGGTTATGGTTCAATGCTTGTGGAAGGCGGATTGGCAACATTGGTTATAATTGCGGTTACCGCTGGAATTGGTATGGGCTATGTTAATTCTTCCGGTGAAACTTTACTTGGTGTCTCAGCCTGGAATGCACACTATGCTTCATGGACAGCTGCAGCAGGTTTAGGATCAAAAATTGCAGCTTTTGTTGATGGGGCTGCAAATATGATTGCCATGACCGGACTTTCAAAAGGTATTGCAGTTGTTTTGATGGGCCTGTTTGTTGCTTCCTTTGCCGGAACAACACTTGATACCGCAACCCGAATTCAGCGCTATGTCGTTGCTGAACTGGGCACAGATTTAAAAGTAGATATTTTACGCAATCGATTTGTTGCAACTGGATTTGTTGTTGTCTCGGCAGCAATGTTAGCATTTGCCTCCGGTGCAGATGGAAAAGGAGCTTTGGCATTGTGGCCATTGTTTGGGGCAGTTAATCAAACACTTGGCGCACTTGCATTGGTTGTTGTAACAGTTTATCTGCGTAAAAAAGGTGGTTGGATATGGCTGATTGGTGGTTTACCGGCTCTTTTTATGAGCATTATGACTCTGTGGGCAAGTATTATGAATCAGGTAAGTTTCACATCTAAATCGGTTTTGTTACAAATAATAAATATAGTTGTTATTTTCATTGTAATATGGGTTGTATTCGAATCTGTTATTAAATTCTTTTCCAAAGATAGCAGCAAAGACGAAACACCCGTTTATAGTAATTAA
- a CDS encoding DNA polymerase III subunit alpha, translating into MSFTHLHTHSYYSLLDAVASPEELIIAAKKHGMRALALTDSNALYGAVEFYRLAKEYNIKPIIGSELTLIDQSRLIVLVKNDSGYRNLCTLISTGQFQGGHLKFKLSLKDVFKNKDGLIVLSGGQKGWVNRLLAKRDLDGAAQYVRRMQEIFGNDFYLELQHFDPNDTLINLRLRDLAAENRIPLVATNNVHFTSIKDWSLRRTLHAIDANTVLEKVETAGSSEQYLKSTMQMKELFSSFKSAISNTQRITGNCNFEFKLGSPIFPSIDLPEQESSFSWLWKKSFEGATNRYKPLTREVTARLQYELNIIHELGFAEYFLIVKDIVDYCHNEHIPCVGRGSAADSLVSYVLEITQVDPIRHNLYFERFLNPERTDPPDIDLDLCWKNRDKVIEYVYKKYGRDRTAMICTFNTLQSRSAIRDVAKTYGLPEDEIGKVTKHLPHRPIEEIEEAVNTLPELRELRHNLSLYEEIMRIAARISDFPRHLSIHPGGVIIAPNKLTHHTPLEIAGKGIVIAQYDMYSIEKLGLVKMDLLGVRSLSIITDCIRMVNGDAKKHTGRSFSGKGVPDFFFKNSASLSPLDLRTIPENDPAITNFIRSGLTLGCFQLESPAMRGLIKKMLIENVDDVIVAVALIRPGASGSGGGMKEVYIKRRAGLEQTEYLHPSLEPALGDTYGVTIYQEQVLQIAHHVAGLSYAKGDSLRRAMSKSRKKKEFLAVHQDFVKGAIKKGLAEKDAEKLWQYLAQFTGYGFNKAHSATYGTIAYQAAFLKYYFPVEYMCAVLNNHGGFYSKAAYIEEARRMKIRILPPDVNYSVKDFTAEDGTIRTGLSPVLELSERTIEAIIKERSTLGFTDLYDFIRRTRIGERELEHLIKAGALTSIHPSAPQLMLLKKLFFKNNKKAEIAKYVAGKSYLDPFNMYQKILNELEILDFAASDHPLYLFEERIACENIVASNQLDKHLNKRIRVCGWLVTSRRVATRSRNYMKFLTLEDRFGLCEVVLFPNVYEQHGHIVRTHGPYIVTGMIQSRLPGEANIIAEKVELIKMNKGEIEDLLMRDTTNDETVECI; encoded by the coding sequence ATGTCTTTCACTCATTTACACACACACAGTTATTACAGCCTTCTCGATGCCGTGGCCTCTCCTGAAGAGCTGATTATCGCTGCAAAAAAACATGGAATGCGGGCCCTGGCTTTAACCGATTCCAATGCTTTGTACGGTGCGGTTGAATTTTACCGCCTGGCTAAGGAATACAATATAAAGCCCATCATCGGTTCCGAGCTCACATTGATTGACCAAAGCCGGCTTATAGTGCTGGTTAAAAATGACAGCGGCTACCGTAATTTGTGCACACTAATTTCCACCGGTCAGTTTCAAGGCGGGCATCTGAAATTTAAGCTTTCCCTGAAAGATGTTTTCAAAAATAAAGACGGACTTATAGTCCTCTCCGGTGGACAAAAGGGATGGGTTAACCGTTTGCTGGCCAAACGTGATCTTGACGGTGCGGCACAATATGTTCGCCGAATGCAGGAAATTTTTGGCAACGATTTTTACCTGGAGTTACAACACTTTGATCCCAATGACACATTAATAAATTTACGTTTACGCGATTTGGCCGCTGAAAACCGCATTCCCTTAGTGGCCACTAACAATGTGCATTTTACATCTATTAAAGATTGGAGCCTGCGCCGCACCTTGCATGCGATTGACGCCAACACCGTTTTGGAAAAGGTGGAAACAGCAGGAAGCTCTGAGCAGTATTTGAAATCTACCATGCAAATGAAAGAGCTTTTCAGCAGTTTTAAATCTGCCATAAGCAATACACAACGTATCACCGGGAATTGTAATTTTGAATTTAAATTGGGTTCCCCCATTTTTCCATCGATAGATTTACCAGAGCAAGAAAGCAGCTTTTCCTGGCTGTGGAAAAAAAGTTTTGAAGGCGCTACAAATCGCTATAAACCGCTTACCCGTGAAGTAACTGCCCGTCTTCAATATGAGCTCAACATTATCCACGAATTAGGTTTTGCGGAATACTTTCTAATCGTAAAAGATATTGTTGATTACTGCCACAATGAACATATTCCCTGCGTTGGGCGTGGCTCGGCTGCCGACAGCCTTGTCTCCTATGTCCTGGAAATTACACAGGTCGATCCGATTAGACATAATCTGTATTTTGAGCGTTTTCTCAATCCCGAACGTACCGACCCGCCGGATATTGATTTGGACCTATGCTGGAAAAACAGGGATAAAGTTATTGAATATGTGTACAAAAAATACGGGCGCGACCGCACAGCCATGATTTGCACCTTCAATACTCTGCAAAGCCGTTCGGCCATCCGTGATGTGGCCAAAACATATGGTTTGCCCGAAGATGAAATTGGCAAAGTTACAAAACACCTGCCCCACCGCCCCATCGAAGAAATTGAAGAAGCCGTAAATACATTGCCCGAGCTTCGCGAACTTCGTCATAACCTTTCACTTTACGAAGAAATAATGCGTATTGCTGCCCGCATTTCCGATTTTCCCCGTCACCTTTCCATTCATCCCGGCGGGGTAATTATTGCACCCAACAAACTTACCCATCACACACCGCTGGAAATCGCCGGCAAAGGAATCGTGATTGCCCAGTACGATATGTATTCCATAGAAAAACTCGGGCTGGTAAAAATGGATCTGCTTGGTGTGCGTTCCCTTAGCATTATCACCGATTGCATCCGTATGGTTAATGGCGATGCAAAGAAACACACAGGGCGTTCATTTTCCGGTAAAGGCGTACCCGATTTTTTTTTCAAAAACAGTGCTTCCCTCTCACCATTGGATTTGCGAACTATTCCTGAAAATGATCCGGCCATAACCAACTTTATCCGAAGCGGGCTTACCCTTGGCTGTTTCCAACTCGAAAGCCCGGCAATGCGTGGCCTTATAAAAAAAATGCTAATAGAAAATGTGGATGATGTAATTGTGGCGGTTGCCCTAATCCGGCCCGGTGCTTCGGGCAGTGGTGGCGGCATGAAAGAAGTATACATTAAACGGCGTGCCGGCCTGGAACAAACCGAATACCTGCATCCCTCTTTAGAACCCGCTTTGGGCGATACATATGGCGTAACCATTTACCAGGAACAGGTGCTGCAAATTGCGCATCATGTGGCCGGATTAAGCTACGCCAAAGGTGACAGCCTGCGCCGCGCCATGAGCAAATCGCGTAAGAAAAAAGAGTTTTTGGCAGTTCATCAGGATTTTGTGAAAGGGGCCATAAAAAAAGGCCTCGCCGAAAAAGATGCGGAAAAGCTTTGGCAATATCTTGCACAATTTACCGGATATGGATTTAATAAGGCACATTCGGCTACCTATGGCACCATTGCTTATCAGGCCGCTTTTCTCAAATATTATTTTCCGGTAGAATATATGTGCGCCGTTCTAAATAATCATGGCGGGTTTTATTCCAAAGCCGCTTACATCGAAGAAGCCCGGAGGATGAAAATTCGTATCCTGCCACCTGATGTAAATTATTCAGTTAAAGATTTTACAGCTGAAGACGGCACCATTCGTACCGGGCTTTCGCCTGTTCTTGAACTGAGCGAACGTACTATTGAAGCCATAATTAAAGAGCGCAGCACATTAGGTTTTACAGATTTATATGATTTTATCCGCCGTACACGTATCGGTGAAAGAGAATTGGAGCACCTGATTAAAGCCGGTGCCCTCACCTCAATCCACCCAAGTGCCCCCCAACTAATGCTGTTAAAAAAGTTATTTTTTAAAAACAACAAAAAAGCCGAGATAGCAAAATATGTTGCCGGAAAAAGCTATCTTGATCCATTTAATATGTACCAGAAGATTTTGAATGAACTTGAAATACTCGATTTTGCAGCCAGTGATCATCCCCTGTATCTCTTTGAAGAGCGCATCGCTTGTGAAAATATTGTAGCCTCCAACCAACTCGACAAACACCTGAATAAACGAATTCGTGTTTGTGGCTGGCTTGTCACATCACGCCGGGTTGCAACCCGCTCACGCAATTATATGAAATTCCTTACCCTTGAAGACCGTTTTGGATTGTGCGAAGTAGTGCTTTTCCCGAATGTGTATGAGCAACACGGGCATATAGTACGTACACATGGGCCATACATCGTAACAGGAATGATCCAATCACGCCTACCCGGTGAAGCAAATATAATAGCAGAAAAAGTAGAACTAATAAAGATGAATAAAGGCGAAATCGAAGATTTATTGATGAGAGATACCACTAATGACGAAACTGTTGAATGCATATAA
- the lipA gene encoding lipoyl synthase, giving the protein MRRPEWLRIKLGDNNNFSELRSLVKESHLNTVCESARCPNLGECWNRGTATFMILGDVCTRSCTFCNIEVGKPPVYDLEEPARVADSVKKLNLRHAVITSVTRDDLSDGGASIFAETIRKIRQKKPGCTIEVLIPDMKGDPDDLDTILDARPDILNHNLETVEHLQKALRVQATYDRSLFVLDYAKKKGFTTKTGIMVGCGEEKDDIVKLMKDAREIDTDILTIGQYLPPSKQHFPIQRYYHPTEFDELKKIGLDLGFKHIEAGPLVRSSYHADAHVV; this is encoded by the coding sequence ATGCGCAGACCCGAATGGCTGCGAATAAAATTGGGAGATAATAACAATTTTTCTGAACTACGTTCTCTTGTAAAAGAAAGTCATTTAAATACAGTTTGCGAAAGTGCAAGATGCCCCAACCTTGGTGAATGCTGGAATCGTGGAACAGCAACTTTTATGATTCTTGGTGATGTGTGTACCCGAAGTTGCACGTTTTGTAATATAGAAGTTGGTAAACCACCTGTATATGATTTGGAAGAACCGGCCCGGGTTGCCGATTCTGTAAAAAAACTAAACTTACGACATGCAGTAATCACATCAGTTACCCGTGATGATTTAAGTGATGGTGGGGCTTCAATTTTTGCTGAAACAATCAGGAAAATAAGACAAAAAAAACCGGGTTGCACAATTGAAGTGCTTATTCCTGATATGAAGGGTGACCCTGATGATTTAGATACAATTCTTGACGCCCGTCCGGATATCCTAAACCATAACCTGGAAACAGTTGAGCATTTGCAAAAGGCTTTGCGCGTTCAGGCTACATATGATCGATCTCTTTTTGTATTGGATTATGCCAAGAAAAAAGGTTTTACCACAAAAACAGGAATTATGGTCGGTTGTGGTGAAGAAAAAGACGACATAGTTAAGTTAATGAAAGATGCCCGCGAAATTGATACAGATATTTTAACGATAGGCCAATACCTGCCACCATCGAAACAGCATTTTCCTATTCAACGTTATTACCACCCAACTGAGTTTGATGAATTAAAAAAAATAGGATTAGATCTTGGTTTTAAACATATAGAGGCGGGTCCGCTAGTCCGTAGCTCTTATCATGCTGATGCGCATGTAGTATAA
- a CDS encoding VanZ family protein, whose product MNNNFSKWAFYLNAHVPWLLMMLLITIQSGLSSELLSVKIPKGVDKIIHFAIFGLLGWLMTRGFLMSEKIFLKKHYLWLVPLIGALFAVLDEFHQALVPGRYPDFFDWTADFLGIVVFMLLYKKRNPVPN is encoded by the coding sequence TTGAACAATAATTTCTCTAAATGGGCTTTTTATTTAAACGCTCATGTTCCTTGGTTGCTGATGATGCTGCTAATCACAATTCAATCTGGTCTATCATCAGAATTGCTGAGTGTAAAAATCCCAAAAGGTGTTGACAAGATAATTCATTTTGCAATTTTTGGGCTTTTAGGCTGGTTGATGACCAGAGGCTTTTTGATGTCAGAAAAAATATTTCTTAAAAAACATTATTTATGGTTAGTTCCTCTAATTGGAGCATTGTTTGCCGTTCTTGATGAATTCCATCAGGCTCTTGTGCCTGGTCGTTATCCCGATTTTTTTGATTGGACAGCTGATTTTTTAGGCATTGTTGTTTTTATGTTGCTTTACAAAAAAAGAAATCCGGTCCCAAATTAG
- a CDS encoding family 10 glycosylhydrolase: MKRLLIGFFLFSLLLISTCVTTKQTIKRQISKKVELPPVMQEFRAAWVATVANIDWPTKPGLSTEQQKKEAIAILDTLSALNMNAVVLQVRPQCDALYASPLEPWSYYLTGEQGTKPSPYYDPLEFWIEEAHSRGIELHAWFNPYRAHHPQGAEISKHSVVKTRPHLVRQVEGGYHWLDPSIQETQDYSFDVVMDVVKRYDVDGIHFDDYFYPYGDGSFPDDKSWQAYTYNGGSLNRKDWRRDNVNIFIKRLYNAIKKEKIHVKFGISPFGIWRPGNPPSIKGFDQYDMLYADARLWLNEGWIDYWTPQLYWPINQIPQSFPVLLGWWVNENKKDRNIWPGMYTSKVKNKQGVYENLSQIMISRGFMQESPGHVHFSMKAFLNDTLGLNKALKNGPYKNQALVPPSPWLGETAPQKPGINHRVQTDLLQIDWTHPDEKNVFRWVVYVQKDDKWEMFILNKGQQNFEMAILEKNEKGEDINVVNQIAVCAVDRLGNVGEPELVQIKNTQ; this comes from the coding sequence ATGAAACGACTATTGATTGGATTCTTTTTGTTCTCCCTATTGCTCATTTCTACATGTGTTACAACTAAGCAAACAATTAAAAGGCAAATTTCAAAAAAAGTTGAGCTGCCTCCTGTTATGCAAGAATTTCGTGCAGCCTGGGTTGCAACTGTTGCAAACATCGACTGGCCAACCAAACCAGGGCTTTCAACAGAGCAACAAAAAAAAGAAGCAATTGCCATTCTGGATACTCTTTCTGCATTAAATATGAATGCGGTAGTTTTGCAGGTAAGGCCGCAGTGTGATGCATTATATGCAAGTCCTCTTGAACCGTGGTCATATTATTTAACCGGTGAGCAGGGCACAAAACCATCTCCTTATTATGATCCGCTTGAATTCTGGATTGAAGAAGCACATAGCCGTGGGATTGAGCTGCATGCCTGGTTTAATCCATATCGTGCGCATCATCCGCAAGGTGCAGAAATTAGCAAACATTCAGTAGTTAAAACCCGCCCTCATTTGGTGCGTCAGGTAGAAGGTGGATATCATTGGCTAGATCCGAGCATTCAGGAAACGCAAGATTATTCTTTTGATGTGGTAATGGATGTAGTAAAGCGGTATGATGTAGACGGCATTCATTTTGATGACTATTTTTATCCTTATGGTGATGGTAGTTTTCCTGATGATAAATCCTGGCAGGCTTATACTTATAATGGGGGTTCCTTAAACCGAAAAGATTGGCGCAGGGATAACGTAAACATTTTTATTAAGCGCCTTTATAATGCAATCAAAAAAGAAAAAATACATGTCAAATTTGGGATAAGCCCTTTCGGGATCTGGCGACCGGGAAATCCACCATCCATTAAAGGGTTTGATCAATATGATATGCTCTATGCTGATGCACGTTTATGGCTAAATGAAGGTTGGATTGATTATTGGACGCCTCAACTTTATTGGCCGATAAATCAAATCCCGCAAAGCTTCCCGGTACTACTTGGCTGGTGGGTAAATGAAAATAAAAAGGACCGAAATATCTGGCCGGGAATGTATACAAGCAAAGTAAAAAATAAACAAGGCGTGTACGAAAATCTTAGCCAGATAATGATTTCACGAGGGTTTATGCAGGAAAGCCCGGGACACGTCCACTTTAGTATGAAAGCCTTTTTGAATGATACTTTAGGGCTCAATAAAGCTTTAAAAAATGGACCATATAAAAACCAGGCACTTGTTCCACCATCGCCTTGGCTTGGGGAAACAGCACCACAAAAACCCGGAATAAATCACCGGGTGCAAACAGACTTATTACAAATTGACTGGACCCATCCTGATGAAAAAAATGTTTTTCGTTGGGTGGTTTACGTACAAAAGGATGATAAGTGGGAAATGTTTATCCTTAATAAAGGTCAACAAAATTTTGAAATGGCTATTTTAGAGAAAAATGAAAAAGGGGAAGATATAAATGTTGTAAACCAGATTGCTGTTTGTGCTGTAGATAGGCTTGGCAATGTAGGTGAACCGGAACTGGTTCAGATAAAAAACACACAATAA
- a CDS encoding PAS domain-containing sensor histidine kinase: protein MTISKMNKKQLTDEIKKLKDELVKVTNSSKKLVKQEILKRKNMQEALSKSADKYHMLFNASDDLICVSDINFKKIYSVNDTACRNLKYSREELYKLQLKEVIRYDCVTNSNRKKVELLDEIHKGNSIRFEVAAITKSGTNIPMEVKSHKIELDDYEAVLHIARDIKERKKMEQELHKYTQNLENIVDERTKRISELEKQRTEIEKTAATGRMAAQIAHEINNPLAGIKNSFLLVKDAISEDHPYFSYAGRIEKEIDRIANIVRQMFDLYRPDQKAAYNFSLSESINDIVSLLEPTRREKEIKININNSDPEFKVFLPEGSLRQVVFNVLKNALEVSPLQSSIDIEILCKKKFFYIRISDQGPGISEKDCKRIFEPFYSKKNGQKSRGMGLGLSISKGITDALKGDLSIKPKKGPGTCFNIKFPSYIEVENDDSYESIL from the coding sequence GTGACAATTTCTAAAATGAATAAAAAGCAGTTGACTGATGAAATTAAAAAACTAAAAGACGAATTAGTTAAGGTTACCAATTCATCAAAAAAGCTTGTAAAGCAAGAAATATTAAAGCGCAAAAATATGCAGGAAGCATTATCAAAAAGCGCTGATAAGTACCATATGTTATTTAATGCAAGTGATGATTTGATTTGTGTATCAGATATTAATTTTAAAAAGATATATTCGGTTAATGATACAGCATGCAGGAATTTAAAATATTCCAGAGAGGAACTTTATAAACTTCAGTTAAAAGAGGTTATCAGGTATGATTGTGTTACAAATTCAAACCGGAAAAAAGTTGAGTTGCTAGATGAGATACATAAAGGTAACAGTATTCGTTTTGAAGTTGCGGCAATTACAAAAAGTGGTACAAACATTCCAATGGAAGTGAAATCGCATAAAATTGAGCTTGACGACTATGAAGCCGTTTTACACATAGCCAGGGATATTAAAGAACGAAAAAAAATGGAACAGGAACTCCATAAGTATACACAAAACCTTGAAAACATCGTTGATGAAAGAACAAAACGGATCTCAGAGTTAGAAAAACAAAGAACAGAAATTGAGAAAACGGCTGCAACAGGCAGAATGGCAGCACAAATCGCACATGAAATCAACAATCCTCTTGCGGGAATTAAAAACTCATTTTTACTGGTAAAAGACGCCATTTCTGAAGATCATCCATATTTTTCATATGCCGGGCGTATTGAAAAGGAGATAGACCGAATTGCTAATATTGTCCGCCAGATGTTTGATTTGTATCGCCCTGATCAAAAGGCTGCTTATAATTTTTCATTATCAGAATCGATTAATGATATTGTTTCTCTGTTGGAACCAACAAGACGAGAAAAAGAAATTAAAATAAACATAAATAACTCTGATCCTGAATTTAAAGTTTTTTTACCAGAAGGCTCTTTAAGGCAGGTTGTATTTAATGTTTTAAAAAATGCATTAGAAGTTTCCCCGCTTCAATCTTCAATTGATATTGAGATCCTTTGTAAGAAGAAATTTTTTTACATTCGTATTTCAGACCAAGGTCCTGGAATATCTGAGAAGGATTGTAAGAGAATATTTGAACCTTTTTATTCAAAAAAGAATGGCCAGAAATCACGAGGGATGGGACTGGGTTTATCAATTTCAAAAGGCATAACAGACGCCTTAAAAGGGGATTTAAGTATTAAACCTAAAAAAGGCCCTGGTACCTGTTTTAATATTAAATTTCCAAGTTATATAGAGGTTGAAAATGATGACTCTTATGAGTCGATTTTGTGA
- a CDS encoding alpha/beta fold hydrolase — MSLVLPIASISIVGIILIYVLINTILRKIIYIPHIPNTKTPNDFSITFDEHFLKTESTKKIQLWDLNPNSEKTIILAVHGWSRSADSLLPLLAGINNEAHVFVLNTRNHGKSDSEKDLSIAKYKDDIKIAIEFIKNKNKNEDIILLGHSFGAATVLEMGHLDNSVSGLILLSLFADGEKLIRRQFEQKKIPKQLIDSLVKSIEFKNGEKLSRVAPKDIIGQVKIPILMIHGKKDKSVSENDFNDLKMQLNEDSKAIILEHEDHVSVLDNNKASSEISIFIKDQFESEFIFNPAFLKKVD, encoded by the coding sequence TTGAGTTTAGTTCTCCCTATAGCCTCAATTAGTATAGTCGGCATAATTCTCATTTATGTATTAATTAATACTATCTTGAGAAAAATAATTTACATCCCTCATATTCCTAATACTAAAACTCCTAATGACTTTAGTATCACATTTGATGAACATTTCCTAAAAACTGAGTCAACAAAAAAAATCCAGCTATGGGATTTGAACCCAAATAGTGAAAAAACGATTATCCTTGCTGTCCATGGATGGAGCCGCTCTGCAGATTCGTTATTACCGCTGCTGGCCGGCATAAATAATGAGGCACATGTATTTGTTTTGAATACCCGAAATCATGGAAAAAGTGATAGCGAAAAAGATTTGTCTATTGCGAAATATAAAGATGATATAAAAATTGCGATCGAGTTTATAAAAAATAAAAATAAAAATGAAGATATTATTCTTCTTGGTCACTCATTTGGTGCTGCCACTGTTTTAGAAATGGGCCATTTGGATAATTCCGTAAGTGGTTTAATTTTGCTTTCCCTTTTTGCAGATGGTGAAAAACTGATCCGCAGGCAATTTGAGCAGAAAAAAATACCGAAACAACTTATCGATAGCCTTGTAAAATCTATTGAGTTTAAAAATGGCGAAAAATTATCACGGGTTGCGCCAAAGGATATTATAGGACAAGTTAAAATACCAATATTGATGATTCATGGAAAAAAAGACAAATCTGTTTCAGAGAATGATTTTAACGACTTAAAAATGCAATTGAATGAAGACAGTAAGGCGATTATTTTAGAACATGAAGACCATGTTTCTGTATTAGATAATAACAAAGCATCAAGTGAAATTAGCATATTTATTAAAGACCAATTTGAATCGGAATTTATTTTTAATCCTGCTTTTTTAAAAAAAGTTGATTAA
- a CDS encoding ketoacyl-ACP synthase III: MKNSKIIGLGKYIPKRTVTNADLEKIMETSDSWIQERTGIKERHYAKPGKETVSWMGAEAAKQALKMAGLQASEIDFIIFATLSPDFDFPGSGCPMQVHLGIPGIGALDVRNQCSGFVYSMAIADQFIKTGMYKNILVVGAEVQSTGLNMTTEGRDVAVIFGDGAGAAILTSTEEKGKGILSSNMHADGTFARELFLEDPGSSKPKRISKEMIDEGGVYPYMNGRYVFKHAVQKFPAAINEALNDAGCTLDDVDLVIPHQANKRITEAIQMRLEIPKEKVFSNIEKYGNTTAASIPIALTEAYEEGLIKDGSLVCLAAFGSGFTWGANLIRF, encoded by the coding sequence ATGAAAAATTCAAAAATTATCGGCCTTGGAAAATATATTCCAAAACGAACGGTTACAAATGCAGACCTTGAAAAAATCATGGAAACATCCGATTCGTGGATTCAGGAAAGAACAGGTATAAAAGAAAGACATTATGCAAAACCTGGTAAGGAAACAGTATCGTGGATGGGTGCAGAGGCAGCAAAACAAGCATTAAAAATGGCCGGTTTGCAAGCTTCTGAAATTGATTTTATAATCTTTGCCACATTAAGTCCGGATTTTGATTTTCCAGGTTCCGGCTGCCCGATGCAAGTTCATCTTGGTATTCCGGGAATTGGTGCTCTTGATGTGCGAAACCAATGCAGTGGTTTTGTCTACAGCATGGCTATTGCCGATCAATTTATTAAAACAGGTATGTATAAAAATATTCTTGTTGTAGGTGCAGAAGTGCAAAGCACAGGATTAAATATGACAACTGAAGGGCGCGATGTTGCAGTTATTTTTGGTGATGGAGCTGGTGCAGCAATTCTTACATCTACGGAAGAAAAGGGTAAAGGTATTTTGAGCAGTAATATGCATGCAGATGGAACATTTGCACGGGAATTGTTTTTAGAAGACCCCGGAAGTAGTAAGCCAAAAAGAATTTCTAAAGAAATGATTGATGAAGGAGGTGTTTATCCTTACATGAATGGCCGATATGTTTTTAAACATGCAGTGCAAAAATTTCCGGCAGCTATAAATGAAGCATTAAATGATGCCGGTTGTACTTTGGATGATGTCGACCTTGTCATACCTCACCAGGCAAATAAAAGAATTACCGAAGCAATTCAAATGAGACTTGAGATTCCAAAAGAAAAAGTTTTTAGCAATATTGAAAAATATGGAAATACTACAGCCGCATCAATTCCAATTGCTTTGACCGAAGCTTATGAAGAAGGCTTAATAAAAGATGGTAGCCTGGTTTGCCTTGCAGCATTTGGCAGTGGATTTACCTGGGGTGCAAACCTGATAAGGTTTTAA